Below is a genomic region from Marinobacter salarius.
AAATGCCGATTGTTGCGTCCAGATCCAGATCATCAGTGACTGTCTCCCCTTCTGCATTCAGGTCGTCTGCGGTTAGCTGACGGGCATACAGAATGTTAAGGTTGGTGCCCTCAGGCAACGCTGTGTAATCTCTCGGATCGACATCGAATGCGTGGCTTGTCAGAGGCATCAGCAGGGCAATCATCGCGCTTGTATAGCGCAGGTTGTAATAGGCTTTTGTCATCGTGATATCACCGATATTTTTGTTAATGGATGCGCCAGCCGAAATCCCAGGTTTCAGCTAACTACCAAAAACATTACCAGTAGTATCGATAATCGACTTGAGGTTGGCGGACATTGGGCTTGTATTGCAGCGACATGGCCGGCTGTTTTCAGGTCAGGAGAGCGTGGCCTTTTTGACCCGGTATTGGGAAGGAGATAAACCGTAATAATCTTTGAATACACGGCTGAAGTGAGCGCAATCCTTAAAGCCCCAGTGAAATGCGATGGAGGTAACGTCAAGGTGTATTAGCTTGGGATTGGCAAGGTCACTAGCACAAGCACTCAGACGATGTTCGCGGACCAGGCGGCTGAAGGACGTATCAAGGGTTTTGAATATCCGCTGAAGGTGCCGCGACGAGATTCCCAAGTGGTTCGCCACAACCTGTGCGTCGATCGCACTATCATTAAGATTACGCTCAATAAATGTCATAGCTTTTTGCAGATAAATCGAATGATATTCCTTTGAGCGGTCACGAGTTTGAGTAAATAGTGGCTGCAACAGGCTGAGAACAGCATTGAGCAAACAGTCCTCTTTCCATCCAGCCGGGCTGGTGCTTGCAACAGCGGCGGCTTTTTTCAACAACGGAGTTACCAGAGAGGCCATATCCGTATCTGCTGCAACCTTCTTTGCCGTAAGAATGCGGGTATATCGCCAATTATTAAGGGCTAGATCACGAGGAATATGAAAGCAATACTGGTGTCCTTCCTTAGGGAGACTCTGAATAAGTCCCCGAAATCGGCGATAATACGGCCATCGTCAACCGCATAGGATTCGTTGCCACCATGGATCAGATGACCTTCTCCGAAGCTGAGTACCAGAACAAGAAGCGCAAGACCCGCCGCGAGATCTTTCTGGAACGGATGGACAAGCTGATTCCCTGGAAGCAATTGGAGAAGAAGGTAGCCCGCTATTACCCCAAGGGCCAGAACGGCCGGCCTCCCTATCCGCTGTCTGCCATGCTCCGGGTCCACTGCATGCAGTTGTTCTATAACCTGAGCGATCCGGCCATGGAAGATGCCTTGTACGAGATCGAATCCATGCGGCGCTTCGCCGGCCTGAGACTTGCGGACCGGCTGCCAGACGAAACCACGATTCTCAACTTCCGGCATTTCCTGGAGCGCCACGGCCTTGCCAAGGTCCTGTTCAAGGAAGTGAACAAGCATTTGGAGAAAAATGGCCTGATGCTGCGTGAAGGCAGCATTGTTGACGCCACCATTATCTCCGCCCCCAGCTCCACCAAGAACAAGGCTGGCCAACGTGATCCGGAAATGCACCAGACCAAGAAGGGCAACGAATGGCATTTCGGGATGAAAATGCACATCGGTGTCGACGACACGCTGGGGCTGATTCACAGCATTGAGACCACTGCCGCCAACGTTCACGACATCGTGCCCACCGGTAAGCTGCTGCACGGTGACGAACAACGCGTCTTTGGTGATGCCGGTTACCTTGGCATTCAAAAGCGGGAAGAGCATAAGCACCGTGACAACGTATCCTGGTTCATCGCCAAACGACCCGGCACCCGGAAGACGCTGCCCGCCAACAAACTGAAAGCCGAGAAAATCAAAGCCAGTGTTCGCGCCAAGGTGGAGCATCCCTTCCGGTACATCAAACAGGTCTTTGGTTACGGCAAAGTCCGCTATCGCGGCCTGGCCAAGAACAACAACCGGCTGCACCTGCTGGCGGCATTCAGCAACCTGCTGATGGGTGAAAAATACATACTGGCGTAGGGCCAGTGCGCCTGTTTTTCGCCAAATCGGCGGGAAACGGGCAACAAACAGACAAACAACGGGAGAATGACGTCCGAATTTTCGGATTTTGGCCGTTTCAAACCGATACTGGCGAAAATCGGCGGTTATTCAGACCTTCCTTAGGGTACTCGATTAAAAAAGGTTGATTGGAGTCCAGGAGCACCATGTCACCAATCTGTAATGTGGCGGAGCTATGTTCTTGCTGAACTTTGGAAATGCCGTGGGCCTGATGGATCAAGTAAAAATATTGGTTGTCTCGATCTTCAGAGTCCTTTTTTTGTCTCTGCAGAGACAGCCCGCTTGCTCTAACGTTCGTAAACTCCATGCCATAGGAACAGAACCTTCGGATTTGGCCGGCAAAGTGTTTCGAATCATTTACTTGAGTATTAAGCCCACCCACAGAAGTATCGACGGATTTTTCCCAATCAGCAAGACGCTGATCAATTTCGGTGAAATTTGTTGTTTTTATCATCAATGCATTCCTAATTACTATGAAATCAACTGATGCCGCTAATT
It encodes:
- a CDS encoding IS5 family transposase yields the protein MDQMTFSEAEYQNKKRKTRREIFLERMDKLIPWKQLEKKVARYYPKGQNGRPPYPLSAMLRVHCMQLFYNLSDPAMEDALYEIESMRRFAGLRLADRLPDETTILNFRHFLERHGLAKVLFKEVNKHLEKNGLMLREGSIVDATIISAPSSTKNKAGQRDPEMHQTKKGNEWHFGMKMHIGVDDTLGLIHSIETTAANVHDIVPTGKLLHGDEQRVFGDAGYLGIQKREEHKHRDNVSWFIAKRPGTRKTLPANKLKAEKIKASVRAKVEHPFRYIKQVFGYGKVRYRGLAKNNNRLHLLAAFSNLLMGEKYILA
- a CDS encoding helix-turn-helix domain-containing protein, translating into MASLVTPLLKKAAAVASTSPAGWKEDCLLNAVLSLLQPLFTQTRDRSKEYHSIYLQKAMTFIERNLNDSAIDAQVVANHLGISSRHLQRIFKTLDTSFSRLVREHRLSACASDLANPKLIHLDVTSIAFHWGFKDCAHFSRVFKDYYGLSPSQYRVKKATLS